In Cryptomeria japonica chromosome 1, Sugi_1.0, whole genome shotgun sequence, the sequence GCATCTTTAGATTCTGATGATTTCTGCCAGATATGTGGTGTTTGAAGTCATCGAGCTTAGCAGCTGGTGTAGCCATGGAATTGGGTCTTGGAGCCTTCAAATTCTCATGAGCTTTTTTAATACGTCCACCAGTCTTCTGTTCTGCATCATTCAGGCCTAAACCAGTGATGGGTTCTCTCCTGGTAGATCCATCCatcgaggaagaagaagaagaaatgggtTTTCTCCTACCAGATTCATCCATCAATGGAGAAGACATGGGTTTTCTCCTACCAGATTCATCCatcaatgaagaagacatgggttttCTCCTACCAGATTCATCCATAAGagcagatgaagaagaagaaatgggTTTTCTCCTAACAGATTCATccatgagagaagaagaagaagaaacaattgGGTTTTCTGCAATGAAAGCAATACTATGGTATTCTAATAGCAAATTATACCCACAGATCTATCTAGAGTCACAGCGTTGATATGTGGTGGGTGTTAAATAGAAAACACTGTTTTGAAGACCCGAGCTTGGCGGGTCAAACAAGGCTTGCCATGTGGGGGCAATTGAATAGGTATAAATTTGACAATTATGGGCATTACAATTACACCTCATCCTGATTGGTAACCTAACAGATTTGTTTTTAAATTGTGATCACAAAATGTCCATCTAGTTACAGGTAGATCCCAAGACCACTGTTGCACGTAGCACATGACCCTACCGGGGCAGGTAGGAAACGCACATTTGAATAGTTGGTGAGCAACGAAGAGGAAAGATGAAACAGTTTCTAATCTTGTGATCTTTATCCGTGCATTGGTGCCGTTCGTTTGAATTATACTGGTAAGTAATGGCTATAGAGTCATAGGATGTATCATGACATTGATGATTTGATTTTACATTGAAGTTTTGACTTTTTATCGATGAAGATCATTTATAGTTTGTTCATTGTATCATCATCTCAAATGAATCATTTATAGTTTGTTCATTGTATCATCATCTCAAATGAATTTAACTATAGTTTTTATCGATGAGAAGTTAAAAGTTCAGGAATGTAGCATCTAGCCGTCAATGCTATGGTGCATCGATGCTATACTGAAGTTTTGATTTCTCGTCGATGAAGATCATGTACAGCCTCTTCATTGTACCATCACCTCAAATGAATTTAACAACAGTCCTCATTGATAAGTCAAAACTTCAGTTATGTAGCATCCAGTCATCAATACTATGATTACTGTAATTGTCCATGTTTCCATAATTACTCATTTGTTACCCATCTAATCCTTTAATTATTGTCTTCATAAATAATCAATACATGAGAATTAAAAGTATTTTTAAAATGATCATATCTATCAATAGTCATTCACTTGCCCATTGAGTACTTAATCTTTGAATATTTAATTAGAGGAATTGTGCAACTTTTTCCTAATCATAGCGCATGGTTAGTGGGGCATTTGTGTAGAGGTGTTGGTCAAAATATTTATTTGAGGAATATGCATTAGATCAATTGTGAAATTCGTTTTGTCATAACTAACAAGAAGGTGAAAtaatagctttaagttcttcagtCACTTACAAAGAAAccttaaaaaattatcaaaattcaatGTGTTAGGCTTAGGGTGAATTAcaactatcatcaaaattcaaCGTGTTAGGCTTAGGGTGAATGCCAACTGGATCCTTTCCCCTATTATTTAGATCTATTAGATATTATTTTTAAAACTATTTAATATCATTCATAGCTATATCCTTAGTAACTATTTTACAATGGAAATGAAATTATAAgttgaaaaaaatgcaaaaacttgaAATTGTGGGGTTTAAGTAgtgaaatttaaaacaaagaatttGGTTTGGTTTGTATGTTTTTTGTATTCTTAATAGCTTGTTTATGTTGTGTTTTTGTTTAAGTGAGAATTTATATTgttcttattttttttaatctttgagtAGTATTTCCCTCTTTAAATGAACTTAAACCTATGCATTCTAGTAGTTGATGCTAGTGCTACTAGTTTGATCATAGATGAGTTTGGTTTCCTCTACAAAGAAATCTAAGAATTTTCTTTGATAATGTTTCATGAGGTAAGTCTTCAAATCCCAAACTAATTTGGTTTTTCATATATTTGAATTTGATAATGCCCACAAAAGTCTTGCAAACTAAGGCTTGCAAGCTATACATTGACTACGTATTTCGCTAGGTGTATCCTCTCTACAAGTATGCTCTATGAATGGGTCAACAAATTCTAGGTTTGCTCATGGGATCTAGCTTGATGCTATCAAAAAACTCACAAAAAGTTTTTTCTACTTTTTTCTGTTTAGAAGACAATTATGCGGATGTCATTCTCAAGCATGGTCTATGTTATTTTGTTGATCAAGTTCCAATAAAGGTTGTGAGGGAGGTAACTCATGAGGAGAGGTTGAGTGGTTGGAAGCCTTTCTTGTATCTCTTCAAAGTCTTTAGGTGTGTTACATATTTGCATGCTCTTTATTAGAAtagaaataaattttaataaagaGGTGCAAGTATATCCTTGTCAATTATATTAAAAAATCTAGATTCTTGTGGGTGATTAATACTAAAAtgatcttcatttgtagagatgtGGTATTTGAGGAAGGGAAGAGTGTACTAATTAATAAACACCTT encodes:
- the LOC131034178 gene encoding uncharacterized protein LOC131034178; amino-acid sequence: MDESVRRKPISSSSSALMDESGRRKPMSSSLMDESGRRKPMSSPLMDESGRRKPISSSSSSMDGSTRREPITGLGLNDAEQKTGGRIKKAHENLKAPRPNSMATPAAKLDDFKHHISGRNHQNLKMPIIHDLDVDKSADDFINSFRQNLKIERTESMDEYKGMLDRGV